One window of Henckelia pumila isolate YLH828 unplaced genomic scaffold, ASM3356847v2 CTG_525:::fragment_3, whole genome shotgun sequence genomic DNA carries:
- the LOC140873351 gene encoding uncharacterized protein, with protein sequence MNLNIAPSPFDEDQDHQNPRGFSCQLFFDSTDRDRTKFYNHRQFNYPEDDCYNSYHGGSPYEDDTDDKVHSSLKLTLWSDPVKWKPSRVEPMRETETNVEEDRLALKINTGGRNINKVREDQKLRPSYSLETDLSSNSSCNNIVANANNTPTIRVCSDCNTTKTPLWRSGPKGPKSLCNACGIRQRKARRAMAVAVAAAAAAGDRPPPVLKIKVQQQNIKQKMRHGPDSNSKFKKRSKMTTSTAHDGSSSSSSVVPKKLEFEDFLIKVSKNSSNFQRVFPQDEKDAAILLMALSSGLVHG encoded by the exons ATGAACTTAAACATTGCTCCTTCACCTTTCGATGAAGATCAAGATCATCAAAACCCTCGAGGTTTCTCGTGCCAACTTTTCTTCGATTCAACGGATCGAGATCGTACTAAATTTTACAATCATCGCCAATTTAATTATCCCGAG GATGATTGCTATAATTCTTATCACGGTGGATCGCCGTACGAGGATGACACGGACGATAAGGTTCATAGTAGCCTAAAGTTAACTCTTTGGAGCGATCCAGTGAAGTGGAAGCCGTCTAGAGTGGAGCCGATGCGCGAAACGGAGACGAACGTGGAGGAGGATCGGCTGGCTCTAAAAATAAATACCGGTGGGAGAAACATTAATAAGGTTCGTGAGGATCAGAAGCTGCGGCCATCTTATTCTTTGGAAACTGATTTGAGCAGCAATAGTTCTTGCAACAATATTGTTGCTAATGCTAACAACACCCCCACTATTAGGGTTTGTTCTGATTGTAACACCACAAAGACTCCTCTTTGGAGAAGTGGCCCCAAAGGCCCCAAG TCCCTTTGTAATGCGTGCGGGATTCGACAAAGGAAGGCGAGGCGGGCCATGGCGGTGGCGGTGGCGGCGGCTGCTGCGGCGGGTGATCGGCCACCACCGGTGTTGAAGATCAAGGTGCAACAGCaaaacattaaacaaaagatgaGGCACGGGCCAGATTCGAATTCGAAATTCAAGAAACGCAGCAAAATGACTACAAGTACTGCTCATGACGGATCATCGTCTTCATCCAGCGTAGTACCGAAGAAGCTCGAATTCGAGGATTTCTTGATAAAAGTGAGCAAGAACTCGTCTAATTTCCAGCGAGTGTTCCCGCAGGATGAGAAGGATGCTGCGATCTTGCTTATGGCTCTATCTTCCGGCCTCGTTCATGGttga
- the LOC140873150 gene encoding transmembrane 9 superfamily member 7-like — protein sequence MGKMTLIMLPLLLIIASPANGFYLPGVAPRDFQLGETLEVKVNKLSSTKTQLPYDYYFLRYCKPQNIRNGAENLGEVLRGDRIENSVYNFNMKVPQSCKIACRVNLDASAAKNFKKKIDEDYRVNMILDNLPIAVVWQTTDESKQIIYERGFRVGFKTTASGSQNQKYLIFNHLSFKVKYHPDPDANTARVVGFEVFPQSINHKYEKWEENNTKLTTCMPSTQTKRGTLDPQEIDKDKEIVFTYDVSFESSDIRWASRWDTYLLMKDDQIHWFSIINSLMIVLFLSGIVALIMMRTLYKDIVKYNQLDQEEVMDETGWKLVHADVFRPPNNYSLLCVYVGTGVQVLGMSFVTIIFAMLGFLSPSNRGGLMTVMVFLWVFMGLFAGYSSSYMYKMFKGSEWMKIPLKTAVMFPSVLFTTFFILNGLIWGEKSSGAVPFGTMIALVLLWFGISVPLVFLGSFLGQKTPSSDDPAKTNKFPRPIPPQPWYIHPVFAMLFGGVLPYGAVFIELFFILTSVWLNQFYYIFGFLFLAFVILIITCAEITIVLCYIQLCCEDYRWWWRAYLTSGASALYLFSYSILYFCTKLEITQLVSGILYFGYMFIISYVFFILTGTIGFCSCLWFVRKIYSSVKID from the exons ATGGGCAAAATGACACTGATAATGCTACCGTTACTGCTGATTATTGCGTCGCCGGCGAATGGGTTTTATCTTCCTGGGGTTGCTCCGCGTGATTTTCAACTG GGTGAAACTCTAGAAGTAAAAGTGAACAAGCTTTCATCAACAAAGACACAGCTTCCATATGACTATTATTTCCTACGTTACTGCAAACCTCAAAATATCAGGAACGGAGCAGAAAATTTAGGAGAAGTCCTTCGAGGCGACCGGATTGAGAATTCCGTGTACAAT TTTAATATGAAGGTGCCACAGTCTTGTAAAATAGCTTGTAGAGTAAATCTTGATGCTTCAGCGGCAAAGAACTTCAAGAAAAAGATCGATGAAGATTATCGAGTCAACAT GATTCTCGACAATCTTCCGATTGCTGTTGTTTGGCAAACGACGGATGAAAGTAAGCAGATAATTTATGAACGTGGGTTTCGAGTTGGATTCAAGACAACTGCTTCTGGA AGCCAAAACCAGAAATATCTTATATTCAACCATTTGAGCTTCAAAGTGAAGTATCACCCGGATCCAGATGCTAACACTGCCCGTGTCGTCGGGTTTGAGGTCTTTCCACAAAG CATCAATCATAAGTACGAGAAATGGGAAGAAAATAACACTAAGTTAACAACATGCATGCCAAGCACCCAAACCAAACGAGGCACACTTGATCCTCAAGAAATTGATAAAGATAAAGAGATAGTGTTCACCTACGATGTTTCATTTGAG TCGAGTGATATCAGATGGGCATCAAGATGGGATACATATCTTCTCATGAAAGATGACCAGATTCATTGGTTTTCAATAATCAATTCATTGATGATAGTCCTTTTCTTATCTGGCATCGTGGCTTTGATCATGATGAGAACCCTTTACAAAGATATCGTGAAATATAACCAGTTGGATCAAGAAGAAGTGATGGACGAAACCGGGTGGAAATTGGTGCATGCTGATGTCTTTAGACCACCTAACAATTACAGTTTGTTGTGTGTGTATGTTGGAACTGGAGTTCAAGTCCTCGGAATGAGTTTCGTGACTATAATATTTGCAATGCTCGGTTTCCTCTCgccttcaaatcgaggtggcttaATGACAGTCATGGTTTTCTTGTGGGTATTCATGGGTTTATTCGCTGGCTATTCCTCGAGTTACATGTACAAAATGTTTAAAGGCTCGGAATGGATGAAAATACCCCTTAAAACAGCCGTTATGTTCCCTTCTGTTCTTTTCACCACTTTTTTCATTCTGAATGGCCTAATATGGGGGGAGAAATCTTCAGGGGCCGTCCCCTTCGGAACAATGATCGCACTCGTGCTCTTGTGGTTTGGAATATCGGTGCCACTGGTCTTCTTAGGCAGTTTCTTGGGCCAAAAAACACCATCTTCCGACGACCCTGCGAAAACGAACAAATTTCCTAGGCCGATCCCTCCTCAGCCGTGGTACATTCACCCTGTTTTCGCTATGCTTTTTGGAGGAGTGCTTCCATATGGGGCAGTCTTTATCGAGCTTTTCTTCATATTAACATCTGTGTGGCTGAACCAATTTTACTACATTTTCGGGTTTCTCTTTTTGGCTTTCGTCATCCTTATCATCACATGCGCGGAGATAACTATCGTGTTATGCTACATTCAGTTATGTTGTGAAGATTATAGGTGGTGGTGGCGAGCTTATTTGACTTCTGGTGCTTCTGCACTCTATCTTTTCTCTTATTCCATCTTATATTTCTGCACGAAGCTGGAGATCACGCAGTTGGTGTCGGGTATCTTGTACTTCGGCTACATGTTTATCATTTCTTATGTGTTCTTCATTCTCACTGGAACAATAGGCTTCTGTTCATGCCTCTGGTTTGTTCGGAAAATTTACTCCTCTGTCAAGATAGACTAG
- the LOC140873144 gene encoding uncharacterized protein: protein MEERKMENQIPSRAAVNRYKILWRVFLIGNFGLGAYMFAQAGKKERVKEKTEAPVEVAPTPTPTPTPVTTVTNEEPAFTQPTTPPVIVRQPIPEDQQRELFKWMLEEKRMVKPNNREEKLRIDKEKAILKEFLRSKSIPSV, encoded by the exons ATGGAAGAGAGGAAAATGGAGAATCAGATTCCAAGTAGAGCTGCTGTTAATCGTTACAAGATCCTTTGGCGGGTTTTTCTCATCGGAAACTTTGGTCTTGGAG CCTACATGTTTGCACAGGCAGGTAAGAAAGAAAGAGTGAAAGAGAAAACAGAAGCCCCGGTTGAAGTTGCTCCAACTCCAACTCCTACTCCAACTCCAGTTACCACTGTTACTAACGAGGAACCGGCATTCACCCAGCCTACTACACCACCTGTAATTGTTCGACAACCTATTCCTGAGGATCAGCAACGTGAGCTTTTCAAGTGGATGCTGGAAGAAAAAAGGATGGTGAAACCCAACAATCGAGAAGAGAAGTTGCGAATAGACAAAGAGAAAGCCATTCTTAAGGAGTTTCTCCGTTCAAAAAGTATCCCAAGTGTTTGA